TGGGAATTGAGTCCCCCCGTTGAGCGGGCTGTAAATATAGTAATAGCAGAAATTTGCAAAACAGCCGAGATGGGTGCAAAATAGATTCTCCGTACTTAGTGGACTAAAATGCTTATTTAATAAGAGATGAAGCCTAAAGCGCCAGTCCAATCAAATAAATTGACAAAAATCACGAAATATGTACTGTGTAGGGGCGAAGCATTTGGGCGACAATCGATCGCGATCGGCAACAATTTTTCTATCCAAATGCTTCGCCCTGCCGAGGTCTCTATCCGCATACATACCTATCATGTTTTGTCAACCTCTTTTACTGGACTGGCGCTCTAATAACTGGTAATACTGCACGGGTTTTGGAATTGTAGGTTGGGTTGAGCGATAGCGAAACCCAACACTAGGTTGGGTTTCCTGGCGTCAACCCAACCTACGAAAACTACTGGCGTCAACCCAACCTACGAAAACCCTAATTTTATGTTTATCCGAGCAGTATTGGAATAAGTGGAGTTGAGACTATCCCACTATTGAGTGCGATAGTCTAAAATCTGATTACCGATATAAAGAAAAAGAAGATAAAAGCAAAAATCTAAGATAAATTGCTCATAAGATTAGGTGCGATCGCCACAATTTTTTCACTTTCATTTATAGTTATTTCGGCCAAACCAAACTGCTGAATTACCCAAGCATTTGTTGTTAAGTGAGTGCTAATTTCCGCTACGCGATATTGACTGGCTGACGAAGCTAAAGCAGCTGGTAACAACAACTGATCCGCCAAGTGAACATCAACAGGTGCGACTTTTTCATGAAAATCTAATAATTCCTCACAAGCCAGTTGAGCTACTTTTTCCGCAGGCAAACCTTGACGCCCCACAGCACTAAAGCCAGCCAAACTATTTTGGTATTCAGCTATGAGAACAATACCCGCTCCTGGTGCAATACCTCGCTCTCTTAGAGGTGTAATATTAGCTTTGAGGTTAGCTTCGTGCAGAATATTCTCAGCTCGATGTGCCATTCTGTCGGGAATGTGAGAGGGAAGTTGCGTTACCACCGCCACACCTCGCACCTGTCGCAAAGCACCGCGTTCGAGTAAATCAATTCCAGTTAAAGTGCGATCGCCGACAAGACGCAATTCTACCTCTCCCCCGCCTTGGGGATACCAACCCCAAGCATTCAGCTTTACCGAAGCCTGCAAACCCATGCGACTGACGATCGGCAAGTAAACTTTTTCTATATAACTAAAGGGAGGACTAAACGGCACTTGAGTTCCTCCCCGCAGCGTCACCAGAGAATCACCTGCTGCTAGCGCCAAAGGTAACAATACTGTTTGCAGAACTAGGGTGAGAGCGCCAGCAGAACCCCCTTCCCGCGCATCCGAGACATCGAAGGTATACTCTCCCGCCTGCACCGGACTGCCGGGAACGAACTCCAGCATTGTCGAACCGAGAGCATCTCCCCGCATTTCT
This DNA window, taken from Aerosakkonema funiforme FACHB-1375, encodes the following:
- the rtcA gene encoding RNA 3'-terminal phosphate cyclase is translated as MIEIDGSYGEGGGQVLRTSLSLAAITGKAIRIQKIRAGRQKPGLAAQHLTAVRAAAAICQAEMRGDALGSTMLEFVPGSPVQAGEYTFDVSDAREGGSAGALTLVLQTVLLPLALAAGDSLVTLRGGTQVPFSPPFSYIEKVYLPIVSRMGLQASVKLNAWGWYPQGGGEVELRLVGDRTLTGIDLLERGALRQVRGVAVVTQLPSHIPDRMAHRAENILHEANLKANITPLRERGIAPGAGIVLIAEYQNSLAGFSAVGRQGLPAEKVAQLACEELLDFHEKVAPVDVHLADQLLLPAALASSASQYRVAEISTHLTTNAWVIQQFGLAEITINESEKIVAIAPNLMSNLS